A single region of the Rhizobium sp. NLR16a genome encodes:
- a CDS encoding orotate phosphoribosyltransferase, giving the protein MIQTAFPDRALMAELVAKMLWEIKAVHFNAAQPYKLSSGMASPVYIDCRKLLSYPRIRSTVMDFAASTLLRDAGFEQFDCIAGGETAGIPFAALLADRLGLPMIYVRKQPKGHGRNAQIEGNMPDGSRVLVIEDLTTAGGSMFKFIDAIRAAGGIVDHGIALFFYGIFGDQRFADGKVRLHHIATWRSVLAVARAEKLFDDKTLAEVEAFLDAPLAWSARNGGVSELSL; this is encoded by the coding sequence ATGATCCAGACCGCATTTCCCGACCGCGCCCTGATGGCCGAACTGGTGGCCAAGATGCTCTGGGAGATCAAGGCGGTGCATTTCAATGCGGCCCAGCCTTACAAGCTCTCTTCCGGGATGGCGAGCCCGGTCTATATCGATTGCCGCAAGCTCTTGTCCTACCCGCGCATCCGTTCGACGGTGATGGATTTTGCCGCCAGCACGCTCTTGCGCGATGCCGGTTTTGAGCAGTTCGATTGCATCGCCGGCGGCGAGACCGCCGGCATTCCCTTCGCCGCCCTGCTCGCCGATCGCCTCGGCCTGCCGATGATCTATGTCCGCAAGCAGCCGAAGGGCCATGGCCGCAATGCCCAGATCGAAGGCAATATGCCGGACGGTTCGCGCGTGCTCGTCATCGAGGACCTGACGACGGCTGGCGGCAGCATGTTCAAGTTCATCGACGCCATTCGCGCCGCCGGCGGCATTGTCGATCACGGCATCGCGCTGTTCTTCTACGGCATTTTCGGCGACCAGCGTTTTGCCGACGGCAAGGTCAGGCTGCATCACATCGCCACCTGGCGCAGCGTCCTTGCGGTTGCCAGGGCAGAGAAGCTTTTCGACGACAAGACGCTTGCAGAGGTCGAGGCCTTCCTCGACGCGCCGCTGGCATGGTCGGCGAGGAATGGTGGAGTCAGTGAGCTTTCGCTCTAA
- a CDS encoding TetR/AcrR family transcriptional regulator: MSGQPAATRRRHQDHSGQPRRIPRQQRGRERFEKILAVAAELIESHGSDGLKMSEIVEKAGLSFGALYQYFPDKSAIIRTLAERFNEEGRRCVEAELAKVVDAAALPGALARIVDEYYAFFRREPVMRDIWHATHTDKLLQQVDAEDMEFHAQAFLALLVRLWPDRDRSELQAIARLTMQLLAAAVRYAVSLDAEEGARTIALFKTMQGPDIGRLLLE, encoded by the coding sequence ATGTCGGGGCAGCCGGCGGCAACGCGCAGACGTCACCAGGACCATAGCGGCCAGCCGCGACGCATCCCGCGCCAGCAGCGCGGCCGCGAGCGTTTCGAAAAAATCCTCGCCGTCGCCGCCGAACTGATCGAAAGTCATGGCAGCGACGGCCTGAAGATGAGCGAGATCGTCGAAAAGGCGGGCCTTTCCTTCGGCGCCCTCTACCAGTATTTCCCCGACAAGAGCGCCATCATCCGGACATTGGCCGAACGCTTCAACGAGGAGGGCCGGCGCTGTGTCGAGGCGGAACTGGCGAAGGTCGTCGACGCCGCGGCCCTGCCAGGCGCGCTCGCCAGGATCGTCGACGAATATTACGCCTTCTTCCGCCGCGAGCCCGTGATGCGCGACATCTGGCACGCGACCCATACCGACAAGCTGCTGCAGCAGGTCGACGCCGAAGATATGGAATTCCATGCTCAGGCGTTTCTCGCCCTGCTCGTGCGCCTCTGGCCGGATCGGGACCGCAGCGAACTTCAGGCGATCGCCCGGCTGACGATGCAGCTGCTTGCCGCCGCCGTGCGTTATGCCGTTTCGCTGGATGCCGAGGAGGGGGCCCGAACGATCGCCCTGTTCAAGACGATGCAAGGGCCCGATATCGGCCGTCTCTTGCTGGAATAG
- a CDS encoding anthrone oxygenase family protein: MQMVLILSLVAAAIGSGLVAGIFFAFSTFIMTAFSRIPAEQGIAAMNSINVTIVRSPFMALFVPTAILCLVIAVLALINWRGGASALMLGGAALYVFASFLSTIIFNVPMNDALEKVSGGGAEAAALWTAYLRDWTWWNHVRTIASLLASVAFVRALMMI, encoded by the coding sequence ATGCAGATGGTCCTCATTCTTTCCCTCGTCGCCGCGGCGATCGGCAGCGGCTTGGTCGCCGGCATCTTCTTCGCCTTCTCCACCTTCATCATGACCGCCTTCTCGCGCATTCCGGCGGAACAGGGCATTGCCGCGATGAATTCGATCAACGTGACGATCGTCCGCTCGCCCTTCATGGCGCTGTTCGTACCGACGGCGATCCTCTGCCTGGTCATTGCTGTGCTGGCGCTGATCAACTGGCGCGGCGGGGCGTCCGCGCTGATGCTGGGGGGTGCAGCCCTCTATGTCTTTGCCTCCTTCCTCTCGACGATCATCTTCAACGTGCCGATGAACGACGCACTGGAAAAGGTCAGCGGCGGCGGCGCGGAAGCGGCGGCGCTTTGGACGGCCTATCTCCGGGACTGGACGTGGTGGAACCATGTACGCACCATCGCCTCGCTGCTTGCCTCGGTCGCTTTTGTGCGGGCGCTGATGATGATTTAG